The genomic interval TGTGAAGTCTGTCATTAATCCAGGAGATGCAGTGGCATTTTGTTATGCCGGACTGGTGCTGGGCGATTTTTCCAGCGGCTTACTTAGCCAGCTATTGAAAAGCCGGCGAAAAGTGATGATGATCTTCCTGACATTAACTGCAGTATGTGTCTTTTTCTATCTTAATCTTCACGGTGCAGAAAAGTGGCTTTTCTATACCGTTTGTTTCCTGCTTGGTTTCAGTGTAGGCTTCTGGGCTATCTTTGTTACGATAGCTGCAGAAAGTTTTGGTACTAATCTCAGAGCTACTGTGGCCATTACCGTACCTAACTTTGCACGTGGTATGCTACCGCTGATCACGATGTTATTTGCCTTTGCACAGCACTACTTTAGTTACCTGCAAAGCGGTGCATTGGTAGCCGTGATCTGTATCGCGGCTTCGTTAATAGCGTCTTATACTGTAGAAGAAACTTTCGGGAAAGACCTTAATTACGTGGAAGAAATAAACTCTTCGGAAGAAGAAGAGAATATAAAAAAACTTTCGGCTGATTGAGTATTTATACTCAGTTGGCATGGAAGGATTCCCGGCTTAATAGCGTGTCAGGATCTTATCGAGGAGCATGTTCAGTTGCAATGCTTCCTCTTCTGTCAATGACAATTTCAGGGAATCTTCAAGATCCGGAAGGTCTACATCCATTACCTTAAGCAAGGCCAATCCTTTCTCTGTGATCTGTACATCCACGGCCCTGCGGTCTACCTCACTGCTTTTCCTTTCCACTAATCCGGCCTTGCGCAGGCGCTCGACAAGACGTGAAACATCACTCATTTTGTCCAGCATTCTCTCTTTTAAGGTGTTGATATTAGCAGCTTTAGGGTGTTGGCCGCGTAGTATTCTCAGTATATTATACTGTTGCATGGTAATGTCAAACTTCTTGAAGAATTGTTGATGACGTGACACTATCCAGTTGCCGACGAAAATGAGACCTATTAACCCTTTATTATACTCGCTGGTAAATGTTTTCTGCGAGATGAGCTTTTCTATGTTTGACATAAGTGAGAATATAGTCGGGTTAAAAATACGAATATCAATCATGCATTTGGCAAACAAAACATCACGTTTTGTATAATAACCGTTGAAACGAATGTAACAAATCTTTTCAGAGTCAGAAAGGATTTATTCCTGGGAATAGTAAGAGGAGAGAGGAGAGAGAGGATAGGGCATTCCCGGAATGACATAACAAAGGCTGACTGATAGCCGGATCATTTTTGGCTATTAGTCAGCCTTTTATAGGATGAATATATTATGCAATCACTTTCATGTTGTCTAATACGTCCATAACTTCTTTAACGTGGGTGGCAGAGGTTGCGAGTAATGCCTTTTCGCTGTCATTGAGCTGCAACTCAAGGATCTTTTCGATACCATTTTTTCCCAGCACAACAGGAACGCCGAGATATATGTCTTTTAGTCCATACTCACCGGTCAGCCATGCGCAGCAGGGGAATATTCTCTTTTCATCTTTCAATATGGCTTCTACCATCTGTGCAGCAGCAGCTCCCGGTGCATACCAGGCGGATGTGCCCAGCAGGTTCACGATCTCGCCGCCCCCTACTTTGGTGCGTTGTATAATGGCTTCCAGTTTATCCGGAGCAATGAGTTCTGTAACAGGAATACCTGATACGGTTGTATAACGTGGCAGTGGCACCATAGTGTCTCCATGTCCTCCCATCAGGATGGCCTGGATGTCTTTGGGGGAACAGTTGATCTCCTCTGCA from Chitinophaga filiformis carries:
- the mdh gene encoding malate dehydrogenase; the protein is MKVTVVGAGNVGATCANVLAHRDFLQEIVLLDIKEGTAEGKALDSWQQAPIDYYSTRITGVTNDYLKTADSDVVVITSGLPRKPGMSRDDLISTNANIVKSVTENIVKHSPDAIIIVVSNPLDVMTYCAYLTAQKDSSKVFGMAGILDTARYRAFLAEEINCSPKDIQAILMGGHGDTMVPLPRYTTVSGIPVTELIAPDKLEAIIQRTKVGGGEIVNLLGTSAWYAPGAAAAQMVEAILKDEKRIFPCCAWLTGEYGLKDIYLGVPVVLGKNGIEKILELQLNDSEKALLATSATHVKEVMDVLDNMKVIA
- a CDS encoding MarR family winged helix-turn-helix transcriptional regulator, whose product is MSNIEKLISQKTFTSEYNKGLIGLIFVGNWIVSRHQQFFKKFDITMQQYNILRILRGQHPKAANINTLKERMLDKMSDVSRLVERLRKAGLVERKSSEVDRRAVDVQITEKGLALLKVMDVDLPDLEDSLKLSLTEEEALQLNMLLDKILTRY